A stretch of Rhizobium sp. TH2 DNA encodes these proteins:
- a CDS encoding retron St85 family RNA-directed DNA polymerase has protein sequence MSLLDDLVFHTGLSYDELIQIVVTAPKRYKVYSIPKKSGGERIIAHPAREIKALQWVLMDSLLRTLPVHEAASAYKKGASIKKNAEAHINAKVILKLDFRNFFNSIRPVDWRNYVKNNNISLSTSDVEICTRILFWGAGTSSPICLSVGAPSSPILTNILLYRLDDLIDELCKKLDVVYTRYADDITCSADDINAIVIAEKGISRILSNLSSPKLRLNKDKRGLFTRGNRMSVTGIIITPEEKLSLGRDRKRMISSMLHKFSINCLGRDDILKLRGYIAFARDCEPEFVDRLDKKYGAEVRIALLSFGSK, from the coding sequence ATGAGTCTCCTGGATGATTTGGTCTTTCACACTGGGCTTAGTTACGATGAGCTGATCCAAATCGTAGTTACGGCACCGAAGCGGTATAAGGTGTATTCCATCCCCAAAAAGTCAGGTGGCGAACGTATAATCGCGCACCCAGCTAGAGAGATTAAGGCCCTACAATGGGTTTTAATGGATTCGTTGTTGCGGACCCTGCCAGTGCACGAGGCTGCGTCCGCGTACAAAAAAGGTGCCAGCATAAAGAAGAATGCTGAAGCACATATCAATGCAAAAGTGATTCTCAAATTGGATTTCAGAAATTTTTTTAATAGTATCCGGCCGGTAGACTGGAGAAATTATGTAAAGAACAATAATATTTCGCTATCAACAAGTGATGTCGAGATTTGCACTAGAATACTATTTTGGGGTGCGGGAACTTCGAGCCCGATATGTCTTTCGGTGGGAGCGCCATCGTCTCCAATTCTTACTAACATATTGTTGTACCGGTTAGACGATCTGATCGACGAATTGTGTAAGAAACTAGATGTTGTTTATACGAGGTATGCAGATGACATCACTTGCTCAGCTGACGACATAAATGCGATTGTGATCGCAGAAAAGGGTATATCTAGGATACTATCAAATCTATCGTCGCCAAAATTAAGGCTCAACAAAGATAAGAGAGGTCTATTTACTAGAGGCAATAGAATGTCAGTCACTGGTATAATAATTACTCCAGAAGAAAAGCTATCTCTAGGTCGCGATAGAAAGCGAATGATCTCCTCAATGTTGCATAAATTTTCTATAAATTGCTTGGGACGTGATGATATTCTAAAGCTGCGTGGCTATATAGCTTTCGCTCGGGATTGCGAACCTGAGTTCGTCGATCGGCTCGACAAGAAATACGGAGCGGAAGTCCGCATCGCATTGCTGTCATTTGGTAGCAAATAA
- a CDS encoding OmpA family protein gives MSATAEYMKRLVAAAALVALAACSTTEVASVEEPPAVPMTGQTNDPAPGFETVSAGSQEDFILNVGRRIYFPQDSAALDSVARATLDSQAAWLNRNPKWLLKLQGFSDDSGSASKMKTLSQKRADAAMAYLASKGVDPSRMWAKGYGNDREVRDCNDRSCKVQNRRVVSNLRTKPEES, from the coding sequence ATGTCGGCAACAGCAGAGTACATGAAGCGCCTTGTGGCCGCGGCCGCGCTGGTCGCGCTCGCCGCCTGTTCCACCACCGAAGTCGCCTCCGTGGAGGAACCTCCGGCGGTGCCGATGACGGGCCAGACCAACGACCCCGCTCCCGGCTTCGAGACGGTGTCGGCCGGCAGCCAGGAGGATTTCATCCTCAATGTCGGCCGCCGGATTTACTTCCCCCAGGATTCCGCCGCACTCGATTCCGTTGCCAGGGCGACGCTCGACAGCCAGGCCGCCTGGCTCAACCGAAACCCGAAATGGCTGCTCAAGCTGCAGGGGTTCTCCGACGATTCCGGCTCCGCGTCCAAGATGAAGACCCTGTCGCAGAAGCGCGCCGATGCCGCGATGGCCTATCTCGCCTCGAAAGGCGTCGACCCGAGCCGCATGTGGGCCAAGGGTTACGGCAACGACCGCGAAGTCCGCGATTGCAACGATCGCTCGTGCAAGGTGCAGAACCGGCGTGTCGTCTCCAACCTGCGTACCAAGCCTGAGGAGAGCTGA
- a CDS encoding cyclopropane-fatty-acyl-phospholipid synthase family protein, translating into MPSTTSTMMKKIVRKGSLRLTLPSGASHTFGDGSEDTIAIRVTDDEADRAIATDPALKLGEMYMEGRLILEEGNIFDFLSLLARNGIRKAATPRMVAQGLARILAFQASSRLPINRNLRNVSHHYDLSAKLFDLFLDEDWQYSCAYFEPREISLDEAQLAKKRHIAAKLQLQPGNRVLEIGSGWGGLGMYLAESSGVDVTGITLSEEQLKVSRTRAQKRGLAEKVRFELTDYRDLKGQYDRIVSVGMFEHVGVGNFRNFFRKISQVLDKHGVMVLHSIGRTKPNYATNPFIEKYIFPGGYIPSLAEVLPAVEKAGLLVKDIEILPMHYAWTLRAWRDRFVANRDQAVALYDENFFRMWEFYLAASEVAFRHDRLFIFQIQLARHQDMVPFDRNYIARREAELREFEAGRRGLERVEF; encoded by the coding sequence ATGCCATCCACCACATCCACGATGATGAAAAAGATCGTCCGCAAAGGCTCGCTCCGCCTCACGCTCCCCTCGGGCGCGTCCCACACATTCGGCGATGGCTCGGAGGATACCATCGCCATCCGCGTCACCGATGACGAGGCCGATCGCGCCATCGCCACCGATCCGGCTTTAAAACTCGGCGAGATGTATATGGAAGGCCGGCTGATCCTCGAGGAAGGCAATATCTTCGATTTCCTGTCGCTGCTCGCCCGCAATGGCATCCGCAAGGCCGCCACGCCGCGCATGGTGGCGCAGGGGCTCGCCCGCATCCTCGCCTTCCAGGCCTCGTCCCGCCTGCCGATCAATCGCAACCTCAGGAATGTCTCGCACCATTACGATCTCTCGGCCAAGCTGTTCGATCTCTTCCTCGACGAGGACTGGCAATATTCCTGCGCCTATTTCGAGCCGCGCGAGATCAGCCTCGATGAGGCTCAGCTCGCCAAGAAGCGCCACATCGCCGCCAAGCTCCAGCTCCAGCCGGGCAATCGCGTGCTGGAGATCGGCTCGGGCTGGGGCGGGCTCGGCATGTATCTCGCCGAATCCTCCGGCGTCGATGTCACCGGCATCACGCTGTCGGAGGAGCAGCTGAAGGTTTCCCGCACCCGCGCGCAAAAGCGCGGGCTGGCGGAAAAAGTCCGCTTCGAGCTCACCGATTACCGCGATCTCAAGGGCCAGTACGATCGCATCGTCTCGGTCGGCATGTTCGAGCATGTCGGCGTCGGCAATTTCCGCAATTTCTTCCGCAAGATCTCCCAGGTGCTGGATAAGCACGGCGTCATGGTCCTGCATTCCATCGGCCGCACGAAGCCGAACTACGCCACCAATCCCTTCATTGAGAAATACATCTTCCCCGGCGGCTACATCCCCTCGCTCGCCGAAGTCCTGCCGGCGGTGGAAAAGGCCGGCCTGCTGGTCAAGGATATCGAGATCCTGCCCATGCACTATGCCTGGACGCTGCGCGCCTGGCGCGATCGCTTCGTGGCCAATCGCGACCAGGCCGTCGCCCTCTACGACGAAAACTTCTTCCGCATGTGGGAATTCTACCTCGCCGCCTCAGAAGTCGCCTTCCGCCACGACCGCCTGTTCATCTTCCAGATCCAGCTCGCAAGGCACCAGGACATGGTGCCGTTTGATCGGAATTATATAGCGCGGCGGGAGGCGGAGCTCAGGGAGTTCGAGGCGGGGAGACGGGGGTTGGAGAGGGTGGAGTTTTGA
- a CDS encoding L,D-transpeptidase, with the protein MVLTRRETLIGGLALLGSAAIESPAFAAASDFAGTAVDNGVTFRTTNFARIDKKWRRQVVKYFSSEPVGTVVVDTRHHFLYLIMENKTAIRYGVGVGKDGFKWYGRATIDAKTLWPKWTPPAEMRKRHPELPESVDGGSSKNPLGPRAMYLHNGGVDTGYRFHGTIVPSSIGKDASSGCIRMFNEDAIDLYQRCPIGTAVQVLPHIADQAPPGDQASQTVVE; encoded by the coding sequence ATGGTGTTGACGCGCAGGGAAACTTTGATTGGTGGTTTGGCGCTCCTTGGAAGTGCTGCCATCGAAAGTCCGGCATTCGCCGCGGCGTCCGATTTCGCCGGCACCGCCGTCGATAATGGCGTGACGTTCCGGACGACCAATTTCGCCAGGATCGACAAGAAGTGGCGCCGCCAGGTCGTCAAATATTTCTCGAGCGAGCCCGTCGGCACGGTTGTCGTCGATACCAGGCATCATTTTCTCTACCTGATCATGGAGAACAAGACGGCCATCCGCTACGGCGTAGGCGTCGGCAAGGATGGCTTCAAATGGTATGGCCGAGCCACGATCGACGCCAAGACGCTTTGGCCGAAGTGGACGCCGCCGGCCGAGATGCGCAAGCGCCATCCCGAACTGCCCGAATCCGTCGATGGCGGCTCCTCGAAAAACCCGCTCGGCCCCCGCGCCATGTACCTGCATAACGGCGGCGTCGACACCGGCTACCGCTTCCATGGCACCATCGTGCCATCGAGCATCGGCAAGGATGCGTCGAGCGGCTGCATCCGGATGTTCAACGAGGACGCCATCGACCTCTACCAGCGTTGCCCCATCGGCACCGCCGTGCAGGTCCTGCCGCATATTGCCGACCAGGCCCCGCCAGGCGATCAGGCCAGCCAGACAGTGGTCGAATGA
- a CDS encoding cupin domain-containing protein — MTKTYEPIRLTQKFALFSDQWQPRVVAEMNDYQFKIVRIEGDFVWHQHADTDETFIVIDGVLRIDFRDGAVTVGPGEMFVVPKGQEHKPYAEREVKMMLIEPRGVKNTGEFESELTARNDVWI, encoded by the coding sequence ATGACCAAGACCTACGAGCCGATCCGGCTGACGCAAAAATTCGCGCTGTTTTCCGACCAGTGGCAGCCGCGCGTGGTGGCCGAGATGAACGACTACCAGTTCAAGATCGTGCGGATCGAGGGCGATTTCGTGTGGCACCAACATGCCGATACCGACGAGACCTTCATCGTGATCGACGGCGTGCTGAGGATCGACTTTCGCGATGGGGCGGTCACGGTCGGGCCGGGCGAGATGTTCGTGGTGCCGAAGGGCCAGGAGCACAAGCCCTATGCCGAACGCGAGGTGAAGATGATGCTGATCGAACCGCGCGGGGTGAAGAATACCGGCGAGTTCGAAAGCGAGCTGACGGCGCGGAACGACGTGTGGATCTGA
- a CDS encoding aldehyde dehydrogenase family protein, giving the protein MSVAKFFDDMSYGPAPEADTEARGWIKRHNGTFGHFINGEFRPSSGNKTFVTHEPATGGDLAKLAIGTKDDVDAAVASARKAQAQWAKLSGHQRARHLYALARMIQRHGRLLAVVEAIDNGKPIRETRDIDVPLAARHFYHHAGWAQLQESEFSDHVPVGVVGQIIPWNFPLLMLAWKVAPALALGNTVILKPAEFTSLTALLFAELAAAAGLPAGVLNVVTGEGETGALIVEHDGIDKIAFTGSTDVGRIIREKTAGTGKSLTLELGGKSPFIVFDDADLDGAVEGVVDAIWFNQGQVCCAGSRILVQEGVAEKFHARLRRRMQSLRVGQPLDKAIDMGAIVAPVQLKRIEKLVKQGVDEGATLYQSEIELPKGGSFFRPTLLANVQPTSIVATEEIFGPVAVSMTFRTPEEAVQLANHSRYGLAASVWSETIGLALHVAARLQAGVVWVNATNLFDAAAGFGGKKESGFGREGGREGAYEYLKPKAWANRKARLDYAVPQLRTTAGDFAAPLIDRTAKLFIGGKQARPDGNYNRPIVSPKGKLVGEVGEGNRKDIRNAVVAAIGASSWGSATSHNRAQILYYIAENLSGRADEFIARLAAQTGRTPGSARAEFDASVSRLFTYGAWADKYEGAIHQPPLRGVALAMPEPQGVVGVICPPEAPLLGFVSLVAPLIAVGNRAVVVPSEPYPLSATDFYSVLETSDVPAGVVNIVTGSAMELGKAMAGHNDVDAVWAFGSQALSEMVEKASTGNLKRVFTDYGKAYDWMDPAQGEGPLYLRRATDIKNVWIPYGE; this is encoded by the coding sequence ATGAGCGTAGCAAAATTCTTCGACGATATGTCATACGGCCCCGCCCCCGAAGCCGATACCGAAGCGCGCGGCTGGATCAAGCGCCACAACGGCACGTTCGGCCATTTCATCAATGGCGAATTCCGCCCCTCCTCCGGCAACAAGACCTTCGTGACGCATGAGCCGGCGACCGGCGGCGATCTCGCCAAGCTCGCGATCGGCACCAAGGACGATGTCGATGCCGCCGTCGCCTCCGCCCGCAAGGCGCAGGCGCAATGGGCGAAGCTCTCCGGCCACCAGCGCGCGCGGCATCTCTATGCGCTCGCCCGGATGATACAACGCCACGGCCGTCTGCTCGCCGTCGTCGAGGCGATCGATAACGGCAAGCCGATCCGCGAGACGCGCGATATCGACGTGCCGCTCGCCGCTCGCCACTTCTACCATCATGCCGGCTGGGCGCAGCTGCAGGAGAGCGAATTTTCCGACCACGTGCCGGTGGGCGTCGTCGGCCAGATCATTCCGTGGAATTTTCCGCTGCTGATGCTGGCCTGGAAGGTCGCCCCTGCCCTGGCGCTCGGCAATACGGTGATCCTGAAGCCCGCCGAGTTCACCTCGCTGACGGCGCTGCTGTTCGCCGAACTTGCCGCCGCTGCCGGTCTTCCCGCCGGCGTGCTCAACGTCGTGACCGGCGAAGGCGAGACGGGCGCGCTGATCGTCGAGCATGACGGCATCGACAAGATCGCCTTCACCGGTTCGACCGATGTCGGCCGCATCATCCGCGAAAAGACCGCCGGCACAGGCAAGTCGCTGACGCTCGAACTTGGCGGCAAGTCGCCGTTCATCGTCTTCGACGACGCCGATCTCGATGGCGCGGTGGAAGGCGTGGTCGATGCGATCTGGTTCAACCAGGGCCAGGTCTGCTGCGCGGGCTCGCGCATTCTGGTGCAGGAAGGCGTCGCGGAAAAGTTCCATGCGCGGCTCAGGCGCCGCATGCAGTCGCTCCGCGTCGGCCAGCCGCTCGACAAGGCGATCGACATGGGCGCCATCGTGGCACCCGTTCAGTTGAAGCGCATCGAGAAGCTGGTCAAGCAGGGTGTCGACGAAGGTGCGACGCTCTACCAGAGCGAGATCGAATTGCCGAAGGGCGGGAGCTTCTTCCGGCCGACGCTGCTCGCCAATGTCCAGCCGACCTCGATTGTCGCGACGGAGGAGATCTTCGGGCCTGTGGCGGTATCGATGACATTCCGCACGCCCGAGGAGGCCGTGCAGCTTGCCAATCACTCGCGCTACGGCCTGGCGGCCAGCGTGTGGAGCGAGACGATCGGGCTCGCGCTGCATGTCGCAGCACGGCTGCAGGCTGGCGTGGTGTGGGTCAATGCCACCAATCTTTTCGATGCGGCCGCCGGGTTCGGCGGCAAGAAGGAAAGCGGGTTCGGCCGCGAGGGCGGGCGCGAGGGCGCCTACGAATATCTCAAGCCCAAGGCCTGGGCGAACCGCAAGGCGCGGCTCGATTATGCCGTGCCGCAGCTTCGCACCACCGCCGGTGACTTCGCGGCACCGCTCATCGACCGCACGGCGAAACTGTTCATCGGCGGCAAGCAGGCGCGACCCGATGGCAATTACAATCGCCCGATCGTTTCGCCCAAGGGCAAGCTGGTCGGCGAGGTCGGCGAGGGCAACCGCAAGGACATCCGCAACGCGGTGGTCGCAGCGATCGGTGCGTCGAGCTGGGGTTCTGCCACGTCGCATAACCGCGCGCAGATCCTTTATTACATCGCCGAGAATCTCTCGGGCCGGGCGGATGAATTCATCGCCCGCCTCGCCGCCCAGACCGGCCGAACGCCGGGTTCGGCAAGGGCGGAGTTCGATGCGTCGGTGTCGCGGCTGTTCACCTATGGCGCGTGGGCCGACAAATATGAGGGCGCGATCCACCAGCCGCCTTTGCGCGGGGTGGCACTCGCCATGCCCGAACCGCAGGGCGTGGTGGGCGTGATCTGCCCGCCGGAAGCGCCGCTCTTGGGTTTCGTGAGCCTCGTCGCGCCGCTGATCGCGGTGGGGAACCGCGCGGTCGTGGTGCCATCCGAGCCCTATCCGCTGTCGGCGACGGATTTCTATTCGGTGCTGGAAACCTCGGATGTTCCGGCCGGCGTGGTCAATATCGTCACCGGTTCGGCGATGGAGCTGGGCAAGGCGATGGCCGGCCACAACGATGTCGATGCGGTCTGGGCCTTCGGGTCGCAGGCGCTGTCGGAGATGGTGGAGAAGGCCTCGACCGGCAATCTCAAGCGGGTGTTCACCGATTACGGCAAGGCATACGACTGGATGGACCCGGCGCAGGGCGAGGGGCCGCTCTATCTCCGCCGCGCCACCGACATCAAGAATGTGTGGATTCCGTACGGCGAGTGA
- the deoC gene encoding deoxyribose-phosphate aldolase, with product MERPKAATNHGWPRNPGMELDLGWVAEQRVNLSAGERRVTSLPGRRTVKKDAQAAWLLKALTCIDLTTLNGDDTAGRVKRLCAKAASPIRQDILDSLGMGDRRITTGAVCVYHRFVATAVEALEGTGIPVAAVSTGFPAGLSPHATKVKEIEASVADGAREIDIVITREHVLTGNWDALYKEMQDYRAACGDAHVKAILATGDLKTLRNVARASLVCMMAGADFIKTSTGKEGTNATLLVTLVMLRMIRDYEERTGFKVGYKPAGGISAAKDVLNYQFLMKEELGREWLEPDLFRIGASTLLSDIERQLEHHVTGAYSSFNRHPIG from the coding sequence ATGGAAAGGCCGAAAGCCGCCACCAATCACGGCTGGCCGCGTAATCCCGGCATGGAACTCGATCTCGGCTGGGTCGCCGAGCAGCGGGTCAATCTCTCCGCCGGCGAGCGGCGCGTGACCTCGCTGCCCGGCCGCCGCACGGTGAAGAAGGACGCGCAGGCCGCATGGCTGCTCAAGGCGCTGACCTGCATCGACCTGACCACGCTCAACGGCGACGACACGGCCGGCCGTGTCAAGCGGCTCTGCGCCAAGGCCGCCAGCCCGATCCGCCAGGATATTCTCGACAGCCTGGGCATGGGTGACCGCCGCATCACGACGGGCGCGGTCTGCGTCTATCACCGCTTTGTCGCCACCGCCGTCGAGGCGCTCGAAGGCACCGGCATTCCGGTGGCCGCCGTCTCGACCGGCTTTCCAGCCGGCCTTTCGCCACACGCGACCAAGGTCAAGGAGATCGAGGCTTCCGTCGCCGACGGTGCCCGCGAAATCGACATCGTCATTACCCGCGAGCATGTGCTGACCGGCAACTGGGACGCGCTCTACAAGGAAATGCAGGACTACCGCGCCGCATGCGGTGATGCCCACGTGAAAGCCATTCTCGCCACCGGCGACCTCAAGACGCTGCGCAATGTCGCCCGCGCCTCGCTGGTCTGCATGATGGCGGGCGCCGATTTCATCAAGACCTCGACCGGCAAGGAAGGCACCAATGCCACGCTGCTGGTGACGCTGGTCATGCTCCGTATGATCCGCGATTACGAGGAACGCACCGGCTTCAAGGTCGGCTACAAGCCGGCCGGTGGTATTTCGGCGGCCAAGGATGTGCTGAATTACCAGTTCCTGATGAAGGAAGAGCTTGGCCGCGAATGGCTCGAGCCCGATCTCTTCCGTATCGGCGCCTCGACGCTGCTTTCCGATATCGAGCGGCAACTCGAACACCACGTCACGGGCGCCTATTCGTCCTTCAACAGACACCCGATTGGATGA
- a CDS encoding DMT family transporter, whose amino-acid sequence MNAIPSAIRGPLFMVIATGSYVVNDTLMKLATAGLPPYEVLMLRGLWAAALGFPMLFALGYGRQLPLMFEGRVLTRNLLETAAILAYVVALANMPIADSSALGQLTPLLVLLGASILFRERIGGIRMALIGLGFAGAIMVAQPTMEGISIFALLAIANAVFGAARDVAGRRVGAEVPGMIVAISAVVVVLIGAVIAHFSLETTVMPEASHLALLAGAGFFLIFGHFFIFMAYRTGPTGVVAPFYYTFSVWAVISGLVVFGEFPNAWAVVGIVLVIASGLVIVMLDERRRRLTVVA is encoded by the coding sequence ATGAATGCCATTCCCTCCGCCATTCGTGGCCCGCTTTTCATGGTCATCGCGACCGGATCCTACGTCGTCAACGACACGCTGATGAAGCTCGCGACAGCGGGCTTGCCGCCTTATGAAGTGCTGATGCTGCGCGGGTTGTGGGCGGCGGCGCTCGGCTTTCCCATGCTGTTCGCGCTCGGATACGGACGCCAGTTGCCGCTCATGTTCGAGGGGCGGGTGCTGACCCGCAACCTGTTGGAGACGGCGGCGATCCTGGCATATGTGGTGGCGCTCGCGAACATGCCGATCGCCGATTCTTCGGCGCTGGGGCAGCTCACGCCACTGCTGGTTCTACTCGGCGCTTCGATCCTGTTCCGGGAGCGGATCGGCGGGATCAGGATGGCGCTGATCGGGCTTGGCTTTGCCGGCGCTATCATGGTGGCGCAGCCGACGATGGAAGGAATCTCGATCTTCGCGCTGCTCGCCATTGCCAACGCCGTGTTCGGCGCGGCGCGCGACGTCGCCGGACGACGAGTGGGTGCCGAGGTGCCCGGGATGATCGTGGCGATCTCGGCGGTGGTCGTGGTGCTGATCGGCGCGGTGATTGCGCATTTCTCGCTCGAGACCACCGTCATGCCCGAGGCGTCGCATCTGGCGCTGCTCGCCGGCGCCGGCTTCTTCCTGATCTTCGGGCATTTCTTCATCTTCATGGCCTATCGCACCGGGCCGACCGGGGTGGTGGCGCCGTTCTACTACACGTTCTCGGTCTGGGCGGTGATTTCGGGGCTGGTCGTGTTCGGGGAGTTTCCCAATGCGTGGGCGGTGGTCGGCATCGTACTGGTGATCGCCAGCGGGCTGGTGATCGTGATGCTGGACGAGCGGCGGAGACGGTTGACGGTGGTGGCGTAG
- a CDS encoding retron St85 family effector protein, whose protein sequence is MSTPLSLINFFRELDFEAVTVRRPANIVFFCGGRFSDVGEETRTLRHYLLRERNIGARLSARVVLAETANQLYRDSEYRDLITFEEDIATVACLVLIIVESAGSLAELGAFATSDIIRPSTAIIIKSDFENSESFVRFGPVQKLLLETGDRVAFYPWKCRKDETIIKSSVKNHVQAITSFINAQLRAKPNSFLCKTAPSFKIFAVLFWVIHLSKAISISEIETYLNDMGEPIDRKNLKNKLYCLKVVGWIDKYSYGNKEYWHPLVDADPISRYVYVKAAKERNTARRKLEVLADIRKDLKTRTHVAKYVNQHMERPK, encoded by the coding sequence TTGTCAACGCCACTGTCGCTAATAAATTTCTTTCGCGAGCTAGACTTTGAGGCGGTGACAGTTCGTCGCCCGGCGAACATTGTGTTTTTCTGTGGCGGTCGCTTCAGTGATGTAGGCGAGGAAACGCGCACCTTGCGGCACTACTTGCTTCGCGAGCGAAATATCGGGGCGCGCCTATCCGCAAGAGTGGTATTGGCAGAAACCGCCAATCAACTGTATCGTGATTCTGAATACCGAGATTTGATCACTTTTGAAGAAGACATTGCTACCGTAGCTTGTCTGGTGCTGATTATAGTGGAGAGCGCTGGTTCTCTTGCTGAGCTAGGAGCATTTGCGACCTCAGATATTATTCGGCCGTCCACAGCAATTATCATAAAATCGGACTTCGAAAATAGTGAATCTTTTGTCAGATTTGGGCCAGTCCAAAAACTTTTGCTTGAAACCGGAGATCGAGTGGCTTTCTATCCTTGGAAATGCAGAAAAGATGAAACTATTATCAAGAGTTCAGTTAAAAACCACGTCCAGGCTATTACCTCTTTTATCAATGCTCAACTGAGGGCAAAGCCAAACTCCTTTCTATGCAAAACGGCTCCTTCCTTTAAGATTTTTGCTGTTTTATTTTGGGTAATACATCTATCGAAGGCGATATCAATTTCGGAAATCGAGACATATCTGAATGATATGGGAGAGCCGATTGACAGGAAAAATCTCAAAAATAAGCTATATTGTTTGAAAGTCGTTGGATGGATTGATAAATACTCATACGGGAATAAGGAGTATTGGCACCCGCTGGTGGATGCAGATCCTATCTCAAGGTATGTATACGTAAAAGCAGCGAAAGAGAGAAACACTGCGCGCAGAAAGCTTGAGGTGTTGGCGGACATCCGCAAGGATTTGAAGACCAGAACTCATGTTGCGAAATATGTTAATCAGCATATGGAGCGACCGAAATGA
- a CDS encoding FAD-dependent oxidoreductase yields MPAATTANPSRHDVIVIGAGFSGLSAATELMAIGLDVILLEARDRVGGRVESKLLADGARIDTGGQFLCRDMVELNALARAHGKAVSWAYSEGDEVFQPPIPPARGYEIWEGVEALREHIIRLDPKDPALAGLTVSQWIARQAGLDPDVAAAFLRLVEGLWCRSPDEVSFTWLASTDTRITNEYSEMESFLGSTMHALAEDVAATLGARLHLSSPVTSIAHGPDGATVYTGDTTYEARRVIISVPPVMASRITYDPPLPATITDAFAAWGTGHVIKLFIRYATPFWRARGLSGTVMWSAPQGLYACDASREGVSGLVMFIGGSFAKSWRGRPEAELKTFIRTQLVTALGEEAGNITELSIRDWTDDTWSGGAYSDNVIDPNAADPEAPLRLGTGPLRFASSELSPSYPGYIEGAIVMGRFAAREAVQDLA; encoded by the coding sequence ATGCCCGCAGCGACCACCGCCAATCCCTCCCGCCACGACGTGATCGTCATCGGCGCCGGCTTCTCCGGCCTCAGCGCCGCGACCGAGCTCATGGCCATCGGCCTCGACGTGATCCTCCTTGAAGCCCGCGACCGGGTTGGCGGCCGGGTCGAATCGAAACTGCTCGCCGATGGCGCCCGCATCGATACCGGTGGCCAGTTCCTCTGCCGCGACATGGTGGAGCTCAATGCACTCGCCCGCGCCCACGGCAAGGCGGTCAGCTGGGCCTATAGCGAGGGCGACGAGGTGTTCCAGCCGCCGATCCCGCCGGCGCGCGGCTATGAAATCTGGGAGGGCGTCGAGGCGCTGCGCGAACATATCATCCGCCTCGACCCCAAAGATCCCGCGCTGGCGGGCCTCACCGTCAGCCAGTGGATCGCCCGCCAGGCCGGTCTCGACCCGGATGTCGCGGCTGCCTTCCTCCGCCTCGTCGAGGGCCTGTGGTGCCGATCGCCCGACGAGGTCTCCTTCACCTGGCTCGCCTCGACGGACACCCGCATCACCAATGAATATTCCGAGATGGAATCCTTCTTGGGCAGCACCATGCACGCGCTGGCCGAGGATGTCGCGGCCACCCTCGGCGCCCGCCTGCACCTCTCGAGCCCCGTCACAAGCATCGCGCACGGCCCCGATGGCGCCACCGTTTACACGGGCGACACAACGTATGAAGCCCGCCGCGTCATCATCTCCGTGCCGCCGGTCATGGCGAGCCGCATCACCTACGATCCGCCGCTGCCCGCGACCATAACCGACGCCTTCGCCGCCTGGGGCACCGGCCATGTGATCAAGCTCTTCATCCGCTATGCCACCCCGTTCTGGCGCGCCCGCGGCCTCTCCGGCACCGTCATGTGGAGCGCGCCCCAAGGCCTCTATGCCTGCGACGCCAGCCGCGAGGGCGTCTCCGGTCTGGTGATGTTCATCGGCGGCAGCTTCGCCAAGTCGTGGCGCGGCCGCCCCGAGGCGGAACTGAAAACCTTCATCCGCACCCAGCTCGTCACCGCCTTGGGCGAGGAGGCCGGCAACATCACCGAACTCTCCATCCGCGACTGGACCGACGACACCTGGTCCGGTGGTGCCTATTCCGACAATGTCATCGATCCCAATGCGGCCGACCCGGAAGCCCCGCTCCGCCTGGGCACCGGCCCCCTCCGCTTCGCCTCGTCGGAACTCTCGCCCAGCTACCCCGGCTATATCGAAGGCGCGATTGTCATGGGCAGATTTGCGGCGCGCGAGGCGGTACAAGACTTGGCGTGA